The sequence below is a genomic window from Brevibacillus laterosporus.
CGGAATGGGTACAGGTGGTCCTGGTTACACAATCAAATGTGAAACACAAGGAAATCCACACAAACACGTTCGTGGCGCATTGTCCATGGCACATGCAGGTAAAGATACGGGCGGTAGCCAATTCTTTATCGGATATGATGCATTCCCACATCTAGATGGCGTCCATACTGTATTTGGTCAAGTGATCGAAGGTATGGAGCATGTTGATAAAATTAAGCAAGGCGAAAAAATGGCTGAAGTGAAGCTTTGGGAAGAATAGGATAAGATAAAATAATATCGTGAAAAAGAAATCCTCCTTGATAATACGTAAAAGTATTCCAGGAGGATTTTTTTACTCAAGCTCCTAATTTAAAATATTTTACATTGATTTATAGCTGAAACCTTAGAAAAATCAAAGACTTTTACTGAAATTATGAACATCTCAACGTATTAGTGCTATAATTATATGTACGTAATACTATAGGGATGAGCTGATAAAATGTTTAGAGTTGTAAACGCTTATGTTTATGATGAGAACGGAGATCCAATTGACAGAATCAAATATGTTATTGTCAAACCAAATGTGAAGGGAGCAGGTGCTAAAGTAAAGCTGGCTTTTAAAGCTTCCTCTAAAATTAGAGATATGATTAATAATAGCTTGAATGAAGATAGAAAACCTGTCTTGAATAGGATTGTTGGGGATTTAG
It includes:
- a CDS encoding peptidylprolyl isomerase; translated protein: MKKGQITLENGNKVVIEFFHNEAPGTVANFEKLANEGFYNGLTFHRVIPGFVAQGGCPNGMGTGGPGYTIKCETQGNPHKHVRGALSMAHAGKDTGGSQFFIGYDAFPHLDGVHTVFGQVIEGMEHVDKIKQGEKMAEVKLWEE